The genomic region ACGTCGCCGAAACCGACCTTCTCCCCCGTGCCCGCGAACCGCCGGGCCCCACTGCTGATGCCGAACAGGCCCGTACCCCGGCGGTGGGACAGGATCAGGTAGAGGAACAGCACGGCCAGCACCATCGTGGGCAGCAGGAAGCTGAACAGGGCGGCCGCTCGCTTGCCGTTCTGCTGGTCGATCGTCAGCGGCACCTCGGCCCGGGTGATGAGGTCTACAGCCGTGTCACGGGACTCCTTGAGCAGCGGGGTGCTGAACCGGGCCGACGTGCCGTCGGGGCGGGCGTAGGAGCCGACCACGTAGGAGTCGACGTCGAGGACCTCGGCGCTCTGCACCGAACCGGCCCTCACGAGGTTGAGAAAGGCGGTGTAGGACACGCGCTCGCCGCCCACGTGGGGCTGGGAGTAGACGACCACCGCCGCATAGGCCGCCAGCAGAAGGGCCACGGCCAGGGCCACGGCCGTACCCAGCCGCCGGTCGGGCTTGTCGGGCCCTCCCCCGGGGCCGGCAGGCCGGGCCGGGGCCGGGCCCCCCGGACCGTGGGTCAACGAACCGCTGCCGACCTGGGCCGGGCGCCGGCCTTGGGACGAGCCAGCACGATCACACCGGCCACCGGCACCATGGCCATGAGGCCCAGGCCGAGCACGGTGGCGCCCCAGCGCAGCCACTGGTCGGGGCTGGCCGAGCCGATGCCGCCGGCCGACGACGACGCCGACGCCGACGCCGAGCCGCCGGTGGCGTTGAAGGCCGCCGGCCCATCACCGCCGGCCGGGGTCACCTCGAAGCCGCCCCGAGCCACCTGGCCCTCACCGTCGATGGCCACCAGGAAGTGGGCCCCTCCCCCGTTGGCTGGGGCCAGGACCGAAACCGTGAAGTTGCCCTCGGCGTCGGCCACGGCCTGGGCCACGGGTGCTCCCGTGCGGCTGTCCCACCGCAGGGTAACGGGCTGGTTGGCGGCCGCGCTCGACCCCTTGACCTCGATCTGGGCCTTCGGTGGCCCCGACGGAGCGCTCAGGGTGATGGTCGAGAAGGCGGTGCACGCCCACGAGGCGCTGGCCAGAACGAGCGCGCCGGCCATGGCCATGAACCCACCGACAGCCGCTCGCCTGATCATGTCTCGCCTCCGTTCCCCTCGACTGCCGAGGGCCTTGCTTTCCAGGCTGTTGTCAGGTCTTGCTACGACACCTGCCGTGATCATTGTGCACCCAGCCGGCCCCGCTTGTCAACGATCTCGCCGCCCCCGCCGGGCCCGCGCCACACCCGCGGCGGCGGCCACAGCCACGGCTACGCCGGCGCCCAGGACCGGCCACGGCAGGCCACCGCTGCCCCCGACCTCCCCGTCCTCGGAAACGATGCGCACGACCAGGGTCTCGGTGCAAGGCTTGAGCTCGCTGATCTCACCCGTCTCGGGGTCGACCATCGGGACGACCAGCTCGGCGTCCAGGAAGGCTCGACAGCCAACGGCCACCGCCGCCGACGGACTGGGGAAGGCCACGTCCCACAGCACCATGCCGTCGACCAGGCGACCGTTCCAAGTCTCGCCCCCGTCGTCGGTGGCCACCAGTGATGCCCTTGAAGTGCCCCCCAGGTCGGTCAGGCCTACGGCCAACCCGCGGGAGCCGGCGAAGTCCATGGACAGGAACGTCTCGGTCGTGTCCCGGCGTTGCACGCCCCACCGGCCCCCTCCGTCAGCGGACACGAGCACCACCCCCCCGCCCCCAGCCACGTATACCCGCCCTTCGCCGGGGGCGGCCACCGCGTTGAAGTTGACGGCCGTCACGTCGGTGATGCCCTCGGCCGTCAGCGGTTGCCACGTCCGCCCGCCGTCGCCGGTCTGGAGCACCGTGTAGAGCGGTCCCTCCGAGGGTGGGCCGGTGGCGAAGCCGGCGTCGCCGTCCACGAAGCTCGCGTCCATCACCAAGCCGTAGCTGCGGTCACCGGCCCAAGTCCACGTCAGGCCGCCGTCGCCGGTGAGCAGCACGGCACCTCCCGCACCCATCACGATCCCCCGCTGGCGGTCGAAGAAGTGGACGGCAATGAAGAACCAGCCCTCGACCCGGCCCGAACCGGGACGGCCCGGGCCAGGGGCGGGCACGCTCTCC from Actinomycetota bacterium harbors:
- a CDS encoding YCF48-related protein, yielding VPVATGTTETMLAVSFPDPRTGFAVGADGVVLTTTDGGTTWARGSTGVDDGLRDVSFVDATHGWAVGGESIVATTDGGRTWVPRPPPPAESVPAPGPGRPGSGRVEGWFFIAVHFFDRQRGIVMGAGGAVLLTGDGGLTWTWAGDRSYGLVMDASFVDGDAGFATGPPSEGPLYTVLQTGDGGRTWQPLTAEGITDVTAVNFNAVAAPGEGRVYVAGGGGVVLVSADGGGRWGVQRRDTTETFLSMDFAGSRGLAVGLTDLGGTSRASLVATDDGGETWNGRLVDGMVLWDVAFPSPSAAVAVGCRAFLDAELVVPMVDPETGEISELKPCTETLVVRIVSEDGEVGGSGGLPWPVLGAGVAVAVAAAAGVARARRGRRDR